The genome window CACATATTGATTTAGCTTGAGGTTTATGGAAAGCAATAAAGAAATCAACAttgtagaaggggaaaaaattaataataataaataaatgccagCAAAGGAAATAGAAAGTTTTCAAATTGACTTTGCAATCATTTGGGGCTTGAcatataaaattccattttacaCTAATCCTATCTACTATTCTATCAGTATAGGATATCTTGGTGGATAATAGGGTTCATGttattaaataaatcataaatgtaTCATATTCCCAAATCTCATCTAACTGCTCTAAATTCCATCTTTGGGATCAATAATATAACTCATTATGCCTGGGGAAAAATGCCCTTAAGGCCATAGATATAAAAAGTTACCATAAGAGGATTTGCAAAATCAAAGAGGTTTTCAGAAACATGCACAATTTTAAACAGATTATAGTTCATCCACATATTCAAATATACCAAGTCTTATATCCTCTTGCACTACCTCCTTGTAGGAGCAGAATGAATATCATAATCATTGAttttcccctggagaaaaaattcTTCTGTATTTCAAAAGCAGCATGCACCATGCAACGTGCAAAAGAAATACCTTGGGTTTCTTATTCTCAGGGCCTGCTGACATGGACAAGGTACAAGGTGCACTCAGCTCCTGGGTTCTTGTTAGAGAGAAGGGAGGTGTCGGGGCTGAGACAGATGACCTGTGCTCAGATACAGAGCTTTCGGGTTTCCCAAGTCTTGAAGGCAGGGTAAGATCTGGGTGCAGCGCGGAGGGGCTGAGCTGGCGTGCTTTTGTGGGAGGATTAGccagggggagggcagagggcccTAGACGGGGAagagaggcagagctggagcTGGAGACAGGGGCTGGGCATGGAGTAGACGGAGTCTGCCCTTGGCCAGAGGCCGGCGCTTGTGCACTCCTGGATCGGTTTATCAGATTTGAAAGAGCTGGGGACGGATGGTAGAGTCTCTCTGGTGAGGAGAGCCTGGCCCTTGGGTTAGTgggaggagacacagaagacgatGTGGAGGAAGGTGATGGAGAAGCATGCGAGCAGATATCCCTGGGCTTTCCCGGGCCTCTGGGGTCAGCATCCTGTCTGCCTttggaaggcagaggagaaaagctTGGAGGGACGGGAGGCAGACCCACAGAGCTGGAGGTACCGGTTTGCAGCTGGGAAGTCACTGGGCTGCTCTTCAGAGTCGGGGATGGCATTTTCTCTACAATCACAGAAGCGAAGCTGCTACTGCCCTGTTTTGGGGGAGAGAGGGCCGATGCCTGGGGAGAGGGAGCAGCTTTGGtgggagaagaaaaggggaaggaTGGCTGGCTGAGGTGGGAAACCGGGTTTTCCCTTTGCTCTGGAGACCCCGATCGCAGGGAGCAACTTGAGAGGGATTTCTTAGGTGTGGGTGGGGTTTGTTTGGCTTTTTGATCAAGCGTGAGCGTGGAGGACGCCAGGGAGTTGAGAGAGAAGGTGGGACAGGAGGCCGGGGAAAGGGGCCTTTGGTGAGAAGGGTTGGACTTGAGGATGGCAGTGAGAACGGAAAGCCTGGAGGGCACCAGGGGTTTCACCCCTGGCCTTGAGAGGCTCCCGCTGGAGGACGCTTGGCTACAGACCGTGGAGGAAGAGCCGtggaaaggggaggggaaagCTTTGGGACTCGGCGAGAGCGAGTGCGTGACGATGCGGACTGGGATGTAGGAGGCTGCACCCGACTTCAGAGAAGCACCGGAGGCTGGTGAAGGAGAAGAGGCTCTCGGACTCTCTTTGGGACTAAGGACGTTCGAGGTGACCGTCTTCTTGAGGACTTCGGGAGGCTGCCCCGggttctgctgtgctgtgcttggacCTGACACCTGAGCGGGCTGGGGGACCTGCGACGTCGAGGACGTGCCCTTCGGTGCAAAAAAGGGTGCAGAGTGAGCGGAAGTTTGAAAGTACGTGGTTGTTTCTTCCACCAGGGCCCCACGGGCATCCAGCCTCCTCGAGTGGAACTCCTCCAGGACAGAGGCGCCGGCGAGGTCGCCTGGGGCAGGTGGTGTTTTCTGATTAGTtggagaaacaaaggagaaagcagGTGGTTTACAGGCAAGCTGCTCAGAGGCAGTGGGAGAAGTTAActagaggaaagagaaatagacagGGTCATAGGACATCATTTGTGAAACTGTCAAAGCATTCTTGTCACTGGTGCGTTTATGCAAACAGTCCTATTTGTTTACACAAGGAAGCCCTTAAACCTCCCCCAAAATGGAAGAAACTCAGTTTTGCTAGTGAGGCGTTTctttgaatttgaaataaaatataaataaatggtgaACTCTTAGACACTAGATCTCATTTATTCCCCAGAATAAACAtcaatataaaattgtatttgcATGTCTCCCTTTGGAAAGCAATTCATTGACAAAATCTAAAAGAGTTATCTTCTTTTGGAATTGGGTGATTTGAAAAGATTTAAATCATCattaatataaatttcaaaatgcacttcagaaaaggaaatagctttttttccattgtaagaCTATAAACCataatatgataaaaatgattaCAATCTTTCAAAAGTTTAACACACtttgtttaaaattctaaaaacttAGACTTTTCCTACACATTGTAAACCTGAAAATAATGCCCAGAATTCAAAAGATACAGCACCCAACATCACCATACAGTGATAAATAGAGAATGAAAGCCAAGGGTGAAATAGGGATGGAGTTTTagcttatgaaaaatattttccctaatTACTTGTCAGAATGGACAGTTAACAAATGATGTGAGTTATGCTGGAAGGAATGAATAGATAAGCAGAGTACTTTACAAATGCAATCTGCCTGAAACAATGCAATTCACCAATCCacatcaaataaaaagaaaataaagaaataatgtcCCAAAGTGGTTAGGGAGAGCCCATAAAATAACTGGGTATCTGTATTcttgtgctatttttaaaaattatccagaaTTTTAAGACAAGTACTGAAATTATAAATGATTCTAAAGCCAAATCTTTTAAAGTGGTTTCCTTTCAAAATTATTGATTGGGGTCTATCAGTCCATaagggaaaggaaaatatttgtaccaaaaaagaatttagaaaatatctgttatcgaaaacattaataaatatttattgttatatatgtatatataatatataacaagtTATATTGCAGTATATATCAGAAAAGCTTACAACCATAATAATTAACTTAGCAAGAGCTTCATTTATAAACTCAGTAAAAGATATttcttgattttactttttaacacGTTAAAAAGGTGCCCATCAGACCGAATGTGAAGATTTTCACATCAGAGCTTTGAGTCCTAAAAATATCTAAAACTGATAAATGCAAACAACTCATCTGAAACTTGTATGTTTCTGAACTAATGCATCcaaaatattcctttcttttcatatgTAAATTTGTTTGTAAATTTGCAACACAGAATTCTTGCCACATAAATAATTGTTGAGTAATTTTGGCATGTAACCCAGAATATCTGAAAATCAGGGATAATTAAAAATCAAGCAGAATTCAATAAAATTGAGATAGAAAGTTTAACAACCTCCTCACATACATTTTACTTAGAAACAATTCTGCTTATCCAGTGTTTGTAAAACCAACTCATAAGATTAGCTGTAAGTGAAagtttttctctgtttccaaTGATTGATCTCTTCTcacagaatgaatgaagaaatttcCAGACTATGTAGAGTCTCTTTTTATGTTATGCCATAGCTTTTggtataaaaaaatttaaattaatcacAGCCACAAAAATCCCATTACCTTTTCAGCCATGTTTCCAAATAACTTCATTTTATATAACAAACTCACTAATTCATCCTGATTGTCCTGTTAAAATCACAGGACTGTGATTTTGAGGGTCTTATCAAAAGAAAAGACTCTTCTCTCCAACTTCCTCAAGACCATGGCTTCTAATTACCAAACATTCTATTGCATGAAGTCCTGTCTTACCTAATATAAGTAATTCTAAAACTTGATTACTGAAGAACTAAGAAAAGTTCAAAGAGAAAGATTTTGAAGAGTCTAAGagtgttttcattatatttttctaataaatgtattaataagcatttgcaatatatttttctaattttatattatcctaatttatactaaaataaaaatgtggtacCATATTCTTATAAAATTCCCAGAAGAGGAGAATGCCTTTTGTAACAAAAAAGATTCATTTCTTGAGTTCCTCTtattaataagttaaaaaaaaaaagagggtataaagacatgaataatttttttccatttatttttattagacatGAATAATTTTATGCAGAAAGAAAGGATGGATACCTGTCAAAATTTAGTCAATTTACTCAGAATAGGCCTTTTATTTTACTTCTCACCTGTAAACCCCTTACAGGGGATAATATACTTCTCTAAGATGCCTGCAAGTTATTTCAACCCCTTCATCCTCTCACATTAATACCCTCTGTTCTGTTCTCTAGGTTTGTTACTGATGCACTAATTCCTTCTCTCTCAAGCCTGTTCTCTGTCTTCTCCTCCATTTATTTTCTAACCTGACCTTTTTTGATGCCTTTGCTTCAGAAACTTCTCTAAAAACACTGCTGACCATGTTCTCTCATCCCCAGCTCTcttctgactccttgagaccccctTACCATACACCTCcttcaaaatcattttcaaagCTTTCTCCTAGAAAAACTATCCTGAGCTCTGAATACATTCACAATAATCTCTGTAACAGAGGATGCTTGCAATGTTCTGCTCTCATCAGGTGGATGGTCTTAATCCTAAATCCACCCTTGGATCCTACGTAACAGAGATTATCAGTAATTTGAACAACCAATCTCTGTAATAGAGTTGCCCCGTCATTTTAGTAAGTCTAAAATTAACTGTTTCTCAACActtttcacaatagccaacatatggaaacaacctaaatgtccttcagcagatgaatgggtaaagaagacgtgatacatac of Cervus canadensis isolate Bull #8, Minnesota chromosome 28, ASM1932006v1, whole genome shotgun sequence contains these proteins:
- the LOC122429488 gene encoding muscular LMNA-interacting protein isoform X8, translating into MLPETQGLPRDRGSNYFQMNSCVLAGSVQTTPQFDSHEYLTLNVGSQQERGRGTLTCPSEVKDKASQGREFKEKKPQGMQQSDLFKAEYVFIVDSEGEEEAPGRKADQGPPVGTGPPAARPASLAISSSLTSDVVRPKTRGADLQAPLHPERPQAMAPQQRHGQLTSPTASEQLACKPPAFSFVSPTNQKTPPAPGDLAGASVLEEFHSRRLDARGALVEETTTYFQTSAHSAPFFAPKGTSSTSQVPQPAQVSGPSTAQQNPGQPPEVLKKTVTSNVLSPKESPRASSPSPASGASLKSGAASYIPVRIVTHSLSPSPKAFPSPFHGSSSTVCSQASSSGSLSRPGVKPLVPSRLSVLTAILKSNPSHQRPLSPASCPTFSLNSLASSTLTLDQKAKQTPPTPKKSLSSCSLRSGSPEQRENPVSHLSQPSFPFSSPTKAAPSPQASALSPPKQGSSSFASVIVEKMPSPTLKSSPVTSQLQTGTSSSVGLPPVPPSFSPLPSKGRQDADPRGPGKPRDICSHASPSPSSTSSSVSPPTNPRARLSSPERLYHPSPALSNLINRSRSAQAPASGQGQTPSTPCPAPVSSSSSASLPRLGPSALPLANPPTKARQLSPSALHPDLTLPSRLGKPESSVSEHRSSVSAPTPPFSLTRTQELSAPCTLSMSAGPENKKPKQYKTKSSYKAFAAIPTNTLLLEQKALDEPVKTDSISKDSTLDPPLELCSPAQLRQQTEELYATIDKVLQDSLSMHSSDSPSSSLQTLLGSDTIKMPTTLPRAAGRETKYANLSSPSSTVSESQLTKPGVIRPVPVKSKILLKKEEEVYEPNPFSKYLEDNSDFFSEQDVPVPPKPVSLHPLYQTRLHPPAQSLLRPQTLPHADCLTPGPFSHLSSFSLSDEQENSHTLFSHNAYNKLSHPMMAIPEHETLDSKEQ
- the LOC122429488 gene encoding muscular LMNA-interacting protein isoform X4; amino-acid sequence: MLPETQGLPRDRGSNYFQMNSCVLAGSVQTTPQVSSGDSEAKPLIFTFVPTVRRLPTHSQLGDTSKYIVKIPEEPSDKTPETVNRFDSHEYLTLNVGSQQERGRGTLTCPSEVKDKASQGREFKEKKPQGMQQSDLFKAEYVFIVDSEGEEEAPGRKADQGPPVGTGPPAARPASLAISSSLTSDVVRPKTRGADLQAPLHPERPQAMAPQQRHGQLTSPTASEQLACKPPAFSFVSPTNQKTPPAPGDLAGASVLEEFHSRRLDARGALVEETTTYFQTSAHSAPFFAPKGTSSTSQVPQPAQVSGPSTAQQNPGQPPEVLKKTVTSNVLSPKESPRASSPSPASGASLKSGAASYIPVRIVTHSLSPSPKAFPSPFHGSSSTVCSQASSSGSLSRPGVKPLVPSRLSVLTAILKSNPSHQRPLSPASCPTFSLNSLASSTLTLDQKAKQTPPTPKKSLSSCSLRSGSPEQRENPVSHLSQPSFPFSSPTKAAPSPQASALSPPKQGSSSFASVIVEKMPSPTLKSSPVTSQLQTGTSSSVGLPPVPPSFSPLPSKGRQDADPRGPGKPRDICSHASPSPSSTSSSVSPPTNPRARLSSPERLYHPSPALSNLINRSRSAQAPASGQGQTPSTPCPAPVSSSSSASLPRLGPSALPLANPPTKARQLSPSALHPDLTLPSRLGKPESSVSEHRSSVSAPTPPFSLTRTQELSAPCTLSMSAGPENKKPKQYKTKSSYKAFAAIPTNTLLLEQKALDEPVKTDSISKDSTLDPPLELCSPAQLRQQTEELYATIDKVLQDSLSMHSSDSPSSSLQTLLGSDTIKMPTTLPRAAGRETKYANLSSPSSTVSESQLTKPGVIRPVPVKSKILLKKEEEVYEPNPFSKYLEDNSDFFSEQDVPVPPKPVSLHPLYQTRLHPPAQSLLRPQTLPHADCLTPGPFSHLSSFSLSDEQENSHTLFSHNAYNKQ
- the LOC122429488 gene encoding muscular LMNA-interacting protein isoform X12, with the protein product MQQSDLFKAEYVFIVDSEGEEEAPGRKADQGPPVGTGPPAARPASLAISSSLTSDVVRPKTRGADLQAPLHPERPQAMAPQQRHGQLTSPTASEQLACKPPAFSFVSPTNQKTPPAPGDLAGASVLEEFHSRRLDARGALVEETTTYFQTSAHSAPFFAPKGTSSTSQVPQPAQVSGPSTAQQNPGQPPEVLKKTVTSNVLSPKESPRASSPSPASGASLKSGAASYIPVRIVTHSLSPSPKAFPSPFHGSSSTVCSQASSSGSLSRPGVKPLVPSRLSVLTAILKSNPSHQRPLSPASCPTFSLNSLASSTLTLDQKAKQTPPTPKKSLSSCSLRSGSPEQRENPVSHLSQPSFPFSSPTKAAPSPQASALSPPKQGSSSFASVIVEKMPSPTLKSSPVTSQLQTGTSSSVGLPPVPPSFSPLPSKGRQDADPRGPGKPRDICSHASPSPSSTSSSVSPPTNPRARLSSPERLYHPSPALSNLINRSRSAQAPASGQGQTPSTPCPAPVSSSSSASLPRLGPSALPLANPPTKARQLSPSALHPDLTLPSRLGKPESSVSEHRSSVSAPTPPFSLTRTQELSAPCTLSMSAGPENKKPKQYKTKSSYKAFAAIPTNTLLLEQKALDEPVKTDSISKDSTLDPPLELCSPAQLRQQTEELYATIDKVLQDSLSMHSSDSPSSSLQTLLGSDTIKMPTTLPRAAGRETKYANLSSPSSTVSESQLTKPGVIRPVPVKSKILLKKEEEVYEPNPFSKYLEDNSDFFSEQDVPVPPKPVSLHPLYQTRLHPPAQSLLRPQTLPHADCLTPGPFSHLSSFSLSDEQENSHTLFSHNAYNKLSHPMMAIPEHETLDSKEQ
- the LOC122429488 gene encoding muscular LMNA-interacting protein isoform X1, with protein sequence MLPETQGLPRDRGSNYFQMNSCVLAGSVQTTPQVSSGDSEAKPLIFTFVPTVRRLPTHSQLGDTSKYIVKIPEEPSDKTPETVNRFDSHEYLTLNVGSQQERGRGTLTCPSEVKDKASQGREFKEKKPQGMQQSDLFKAEYVFIVDSEGEEEAPGRKADQGPPVGTGPPAARPASLAISSSLTSDVVRPKTRGADLQAPLHPERPQAMAPQQRHGQLTSPTASEQLACKPPAFSFVSPTNQKTPPAPGDLAGASVLEEFHSRRLDARGALVEETTTYFQTSAHSAPFFAPKGTSSTSQVPQPAQVSGPSTAQQNPGQPPEVLKKTVTSNVLSPKESPRASSPSPASGASLKSGAASYIPVRIVTHSLSPSPKAFPSPFHGSSSTVCSQASSSGSLSRPGVKPLVPSRLSVLTAILKSNPSHQRPLSPASCPTFSLNSLASSTLTLDQKAKQTPPTPKKSLSSCSLRSGSPEQRENPVSHLSQPSFPFSSPTKAAPSPQASALSPPKQGSSSFASVIVEKMPSPTLKSSPVTSQLQTGTSSSVGLPPVPPSFSPLPSKGRQDADPRGPGKPRDICSHASPSPSSTSSSVSPPTNPRARLSSPERLYHPSPALSNLINRSRSAQAPASGQGQTPSTPCPAPVSSSSSASLPRLGPSALPLANPPTKARQLSPSALHPDLTLPSRLGKPESSVSEHRSSVSAPTPPFSLTRTQELSAPCTLSMSAGPENKKPKQYKTKSSYKAFAAIPTNTLLLEQKALDEPVKTDSISKDSTLDPPLELCSPAQLRQQTEELYATIDKVLQDSLSMHSSDSPSSSLQTLLGSDTIKMPTTLPRAAGRETKYANLSSPSSTVSESQLTKPGVIRPVPVKSKILLKKEEEVYEPNPFSKYLEDNSDFFSEQDVPVPPKPVSLHPLYQTRLHPPAQSLLRPQTLPHADCLTPGPFSHLSSFSLSDEQENSHTLFSHNAYNKLSHPMMAIPEHETLDSKEQ
- the LOC122429488 gene encoding muscular LMNA-interacting protein isoform X11; protein product: MLPETQGLPRDRGSNYFQMNSCVLAGSVQTTPQVSSGDSEAKPLIFTFVPTVRRLPTHSQLGDTSKYIVKIPEEPSDKTPETVNRFDSHEYLTLNVGSQQERGRGTLTCPSEVKDKASQGREFKEKKPQGMQQSDLFKAEYVFIVDSEGEEEAPGRKADQGPPVGTGPPAARPASLAISSSLTSDVVRPKTRGADLQAPLHPERPQAMAPQQRHGQLTSPTASEQLACKPPAFSFVSPTNQKTPPAPGDLAGASVLEEFHSRRLDARGALVEETTTYFQTSAHSAPFFAPKGTSSTSQVPQPAQVSGPSTAQQNPGQPPEVLKKTVTSNVLSPKESPRASSPSPASGASLKSGAASYIPVRIVTHSLSPSPKAFPSPFHGSSSTVCSQASSSGSLSRPGVKPLVPSRLSVLTAILKSNPSHQRPLSPASCPTFSLNSLASSTLTLDQKAKQTPPTPKKSLSSCSLRSGSPEQRENPVSHLSQPSFPFSSPTKAAPSPQASALSPPKQGSSSFASVIVEKMPSPTLKSSPVTSQLQTGTSSSVGLPPVPPSFSPLPSKGRQDADPRGPGKPRDICSHASPSPSSTSSSVSPPTNPRARLSSPERLYHPSPALSNLINRSRSAQAPASGQGQTPSTPCPAPVSSSSSASLPRLGPSALPLANPPTKARQLSPSALHPDLTLPSRLGKPESSVSEHRSSVSAPTPPFSLTRTQELSAPCTLSMSAGPENKKPKMPTTLPRAAGRETKYANLSSPSSTVSESQLTKPGVIRPVPVKSKILLKKEEEVYEPNPFSKYLEDNSDFFSEQDVPVPPKPVSLHPLYQTRLHPPAQSLLRPQTLPHADCLTPGPFSHLSSFSLSDEQENSHTLFSHNAYNKLSHPMMAIPEHETLDSKEQ
- the LOC122429488 gene encoding muscular LMNA-interacting protein isoform X10, whose protein sequence is MLPETQGLPRDRGSNYFQMNSCVLAGSVQTTPQVSSGDSEAKPLIFTFVPTVRRLPTHSQLGDTSKYIVKIPEEPSDKTPETVNRFDSHEYLTLNVGSQQERGRGTLTCPSEVKDKASQGREFKEKKPQGMQQSDLFKAEYVFIVDSEGEEEAPGRKADQGPPVGTGPPAARPASLAISSSLTSDVVRPKTRGADLQAPLHPERPQAMAPQQRHGQLTSPTASEQLACKPPAFSFVSPTNQKTPPAPGDLAGASVLEEFHSRRLDARGALVEETTTYFQTSAHSAPFFAPKGTSSTSQVPQPAQVSGPSTAQQNPGQPPEVLKKTVTSNVLSPKESPRASSPSPASGASLKSGAASYIPVRIVTHSLSPSPKAFPSPFHGSSSTVCSQASSSGSLSRPGVKPLVPSRLSVLTAILKSNPSHQRPLSPASCPTFSLNSLASSTLTLDQKAKQTPPTPKKSLSSCSLRSGSPEQRENPVSHLSQPSFPFSSPTKAAPSPQASALSPPKQGSSSFASVIVEKMPSPTLKSSPVTSQLQTGTSSSVGLPPVPPSFSPLPSKGRQDADPRGPGKPRDICSHASPSPSSTSSSVSPPTNPRARLSSPERLYHPSPALSNLINRSRSAQAPASGQGQTPSTPCPAPVSSSSSASLPRLGPSALPLANPPTKARQLSPSALHPDLTLPSRLGKPESSVSEHRSSVSAPTPPFSLTRTQELSAPCTLSMSAGPENKKPKQYKTKSSYKAFAAIPTNTLLLEQKALDEPVKTDSISKDSTLDPPLELCSPAQLRQQTEELYATIDKVLQDSLSMHSSDSPSSSLQTLLGSDTIKMPTTLPRAAGRETKYANLSSPSSTVSESQLTKPGVIRPVPVKSKILLKKEEEVYEPNPFSKYLEDNSDFFSEQQ
- the LOC122429488 gene encoding muscular LMNA-interacting protein isoform X5 — its product is MLPETQGLPRDRGSNYFQMNSCVLAGSVQTTPQVSSGDSEAKPLIFTFVPTVRRLPTHSQLGDTSKYIVKIPEEPSDKTPETVNRFDSHEYLTLNVGSQQERGRGTLTCPSEVKDKASQGREFKEKKPQGMQQSDLFKAEYVFIVDSEGEEEAPGRKADQGPPVGTGPPAARPASLAISSSLTSDVVRPKTRGADLQAPLHPERPQAMAPQQRHGQKTPPAPGDLAGASVLEEFHSRRLDARGALVEETTTYFQTSAHSAPFFAPKGTSSTSQVPQPAQVSGPSTAQQNPGQPPEVLKKTVTSNVLSPKESPRASSPSPASGASLKSGAASYIPVRIVTHSLSPSPKAFPSPFHGSSSTVCSQASSSGSLSRPGVKPLVPSRLSVLTAILKSNPSHQRPLSPASCPTFSLNSLASSTLTLDQKAKQTPPTPKKSLSSCSLRSGSPEQRENPVSHLSQPSFPFSSPTKAAPSPQASALSPPKQGSSSFASVIVEKMPSPTLKSSPVTSQLQTGTSSSVGLPPVPPSFSPLPSKGRQDADPRGPGKPRDICSHASPSPSSTSSSVSPPTNPRARLSSPERLYHPSPALSNLINRSRSAQAPASGQGQTPSTPCPAPVSSSSSASLPRLGPSALPLANPPTKARQLSPSALHPDLTLPSRLGKPESSVSEHRSSVSAPTPPFSLTRTQELSAPCTLSMSAGPENKKPKQYKTKSSYKAFAAIPTNTLLLEQKALDEPVKTDSISKDSTLDPPLELCSPAQLRQQTEELYATIDKVLQDSLSMHSSDSPSSSLQTLLGSDTIKMPTTLPRAAGRETKYANLSSPSSTVSESQLTKPGVIRPVPVKSKILLKKEEEVYEPNPFSKYLEDNSDFFSEQDVPVPPKPVSLHPLYQTRLHPPAQSLLRPQTLPHADCLTPGPFSHLSSFSLSDEQENSHTLFSHNAYNKLSHPMMAIPEHETLDSKEQ
- the LOC122429488 gene encoding muscular LMNA-interacting protein isoform X2: MDFEKHEKGSLLNENLEEKLTVSSGDSEAKPLIFTFVPTVRRLPTHSQLGDTSKYIVKIPEEPSDKTPETVNRFDSHEYLTLNVGSQQERGRGTLTCPSEVKDKASQGREFKEKKPQGMQQSDLFKAEYVFIVDSEGEEEAPGRKADQGPPVGTGPPAARPASLAISSSLTSDVVRPKTRGADLQAPLHPERPQAMAPQQRHGQLTSPTASEQLACKPPAFSFVSPTNQKTPPAPGDLAGASVLEEFHSRRLDARGALVEETTTYFQTSAHSAPFFAPKGTSSTSQVPQPAQVSGPSTAQQNPGQPPEVLKKTVTSNVLSPKESPRASSPSPASGASLKSGAASYIPVRIVTHSLSPSPKAFPSPFHGSSSTVCSQASSSGSLSRPGVKPLVPSRLSVLTAILKSNPSHQRPLSPASCPTFSLNSLASSTLTLDQKAKQTPPTPKKSLSSCSLRSGSPEQRENPVSHLSQPSFPFSSPTKAAPSPQASALSPPKQGSSSFASVIVEKMPSPTLKSSPVTSQLQTGTSSSVGLPPVPPSFSPLPSKGRQDADPRGPGKPRDICSHASPSPSSTSSSVSPPTNPRARLSSPERLYHPSPALSNLINRSRSAQAPASGQGQTPSTPCPAPVSSSSSASLPRLGPSALPLANPPTKARQLSPSALHPDLTLPSRLGKPESSVSEHRSSVSAPTPPFSLTRTQELSAPCTLSMSAGPENKKPKQYKTKSSYKAFAAIPTNTLLLEQKALDEPVKTDSISKDSTLDPPLELCSPAQLRQQTEELYATIDKVLQDSLSMHSSDSPSSSLQTLLGSDTIKMPTTLPRAAGRETKYANLSSPSSTVSESQLTKPGVIRPVPVKSKILLKKEEEVYEPNPFSKYLEDNSDFFSEQDVPVPPKPVSLHPLYQTRLHPPAQSLLRPQTLPHADCLTPGPFSHLSSFSLSDEQENSHTLFSHNAYNKLSHPMMAIPEHETLDSKEQ
- the LOC122429488 gene encoding muscular LMNA-interacting protein isoform X7 — its product is MLPETQGLPRDRGSNYFQMNSCVLAGSVQTTPQVSSGDSEAKPLIFTFVPTVRRLPTHSQLGDTSKYIVKIPEEPSDKTPETVNRFDSHEYLTLNVGSQQERGRGTLTCPSEVKDKASQGREFKEKKPQGMQQSDLFKAEYVFIVDSEGEEEAPGRKADQGPPVGTGPPAARPASLAISSSLTSDVVRPKTRGADLQAPLHPERPQAMAPQQRHGQLTSPTASEQLACKPPAFSFVSPTNQKTPPAPGDLAGASVLEEFHSRRLDARGALVEETTTYFQTSAHSAPFFAPKGTSSTSQVPQPAQVSGPSTAQQNPGQPPEVLKKTVTSNVLSPKESPRASSPSPASGASLKSGAASYIPVRIVTHSLSPSPKAFPSPFHGSSSTVCSQASSSGSLSRPGVKPLVPSRLSVLTAILKSNPSHQRPLSPASCPTFSLNSLASSTLTLDQKAKQTPPTPKKSLSSCSLRSGSPEQRENPVSHLSQPSFPFSSPTKAAPSPQASALSPPKQGSSSFASVIVEKMPSPTLKSSPVTSQLQTGTSSSVGLPPVPPSFSPLPSKGRQDADPRGPGKPRDICSHASPSPSSTSSSVSPPTNPRARLSSPERLYHPSPALSNLINRSRSAQAPASGQGQTPSTPCPAPVSSSSSASLPRLGPSALPLANPPTKARQLSPSALHPDLTLPSRLGKPESSVSEHRSSVSAPTPPFSLTRTQELSAPCTLSMSAGPENKKPKQYKTKSSYKAFAAIPTNTLLLEQKALDEPVKTDSISKDSTLDPPLEMPTTLPRAAGRETKYANLSSPSSTVSESQLTKPGVIRPVPVKSKILLKKEEEVYEPNPFSKYLEDNSDFFSEQDVPVPPKPVSLHPLYQTRLHPPAQSLLRPQTLPHADCLTPGPFSHLSSFSLSDEQENSHTLFSHNAYNKLSHPMMAIPEHETLDSKEQ
- the LOC122429488 gene encoding muscular LMNA-interacting protein isoform X3, whose product is MAPGSVGSWYFGLECSVSSGDSEAKPLIFTFVPTVRRLPTHSQLGDTSKYIVKIPEEPSDKTPETVNRFDSHEYLTLNVGSQQERGRGTLTCPSEVKDKASQGREFKEKKPQGMQQSDLFKAEYVFIVDSEGEEEAPGRKADQGPPVGTGPPAARPASLAISSSLTSDVVRPKTRGADLQAPLHPERPQAMAPQQRHGQLTSPTASEQLACKPPAFSFVSPTNQKTPPAPGDLAGASVLEEFHSRRLDARGALVEETTTYFQTSAHSAPFFAPKGTSSTSQVPQPAQVSGPSTAQQNPGQPPEVLKKTVTSNVLSPKESPRASSPSPASGASLKSGAASYIPVRIVTHSLSPSPKAFPSPFHGSSSTVCSQASSSGSLSRPGVKPLVPSRLSVLTAILKSNPSHQRPLSPASCPTFSLNSLASSTLTLDQKAKQTPPTPKKSLSSCSLRSGSPEQRENPVSHLSQPSFPFSSPTKAAPSPQASALSPPKQGSSSFASVIVEKMPSPTLKSSPVTSQLQTGTSSSVGLPPVPPSFSPLPSKGRQDADPRGPGKPRDICSHASPSPSSTSSSVSPPTNPRARLSSPERLYHPSPALSNLINRSRSAQAPASGQGQTPSTPCPAPVSSSSSASLPRLGPSALPLANPPTKARQLSPSALHPDLTLPSRLGKPESSVSEHRSSVSAPTPPFSLTRTQELSAPCTLSMSAGPENKKPKQYKTKSSYKAFAAIPTNTLLLEQKALDEPVKTDSISKDSTLDPPLELCSPAQLRQQTEELYATIDKVLQDSLSMHSSDSPSSSLQTLLGSDTIKMPTTLPRAAGRETKYANLSSPSSTVSESQLTKPGVIRPVPVKSKILLKKEEEVYEPNPFSKYLEDNSDFFSEQDVPVPPKPVSLHPLYQTRLHPPAQSLLRPQTLPHADCLTPGPFSHLSSFSLSDEQENSHTLFSHNAYNKLSHPMMAIPEHETLDSKEQ